The proteins below come from a single Carnobacterium viridans genomic window:
- a CDS encoding tail fiber domain-containing protein — protein MLLQPFASNTGTSKNTALHLIGGGPGSYQYIQFVSQDLSGVNMRLQAEGQNMTAFHGSTGSFIVSKYGDSTATGTVISGGYETRHPTGISLRIAGNSISTPRDGARDIYITPQGTGAVVSGAADGTRYNFVASDFVKQSSRDTKTNIVPLERGLDNIRQLRPVSYNKIDKLNQGIFEIEKGFIAEDSLMVATVDGKGIYDSHITAYLVKGVQELDQKVIAIDSLATTANSTANDAMNIAIQVDSEVQQMKNKIIVLEKEIKTLKGAV, from the coding sequence TTGTTGCTGCAACCTTTTGCAAGTAATACAGGAACTTCTAAGAATACCGCATTACATTTAATTGGTGGTGGACCAGGTTCATATCAATACATCCAATTCGTTTCGCAGGATTTAAGCGGAGTAAACATGCGTTTACAAGCTGAAGGGCAAAACATGACGGCTTTCCACGGATCTACTGGATCATTCATTGTTTCTAAATACGGTGATAGTACAGCTACAGGGACAGTAATATCTGGAGGATATGAAACGCGTCATCCAACCGGTATAAGTTTAAGAATTGCTGGTAATTCTATTTCAACTCCTCGTGATGGAGCGAGAGATATATACATTACACCACAAGGTACTGGAGCAGTCGTTTCTGGCGCAGCAGATGGCACTAGATACAACTTTGTAGCGAGTGATTTTGTTAAACAATCTTCTCGAGATACGAAAACGAATATTGTTCCTTTAGAAAGAGGACTAGATAACATAAGACAATTAAGACCCGTTTCTTATAACAAAATTGATAAGTTGAATCAAGGTATCTTTGAAATCGAAAAGGGTTTTATTGCTGAAGATAGTCTAATGGTTGCTACTGTAGATGGTAAAGGAATATACGATAGTCATATTACTGCTTATTTAGTTAAAGGAGTTCAAGAACTAGATCAAAAAGTAATCGCGATTGATTCATTAGCAACAACAGCTAATTCCACTGCAAACGATGCTATGAATATAGCTATTCAAGTAGATAGTGAAGTTCAGCAAATGAAAAATAAAATAATAGTGTTAGAAAAAGAAATCAAAACATTAAAGGGAGCTGTTTAA